The following nucleotide sequence is from Oncorhynchus gorbuscha isolate QuinsamMale2020 ecotype Even-year unplaced genomic scaffold, OgorEven_v1.0 Un_scaffold_579, whole genome shotgun sequence.
TTCAAAACTAGCACTATTTCAATATTCTCAATTTTGAGGCTTGGATAATGGGATAATTAGTGGAAGTCCGGATCTACCCCTTAGTGAGTGTTAattgacccctctccctctttacctcagCCCACCGACCAGCAGGGCATTCATGACACGTGTAGGGGTGCAGCTATGCACCATGTGACCCAGGGCAAAGTTGGCGCCCTGCCGGATGAAGGCGTTGGCCTCGCTGGCTTTGTGCAGCAGCACGCGTGCCGTCCCCTCCACCTCACTGTCCATGGCCCTCTGGAGGTGGACGTACATGTCACCCAGTGTGGCCATGGCAGCACAGGACACTGCAGAGCGCAGGTTCTTCACCTGAATCATAATAACACGCACATGACCAGCTATTAATGTTGAGCAGAACAACCCACGAACATCAGAAACATGACACAATAATTTGACTTGTTCTCCAAATGTTGTTCTCCAAAGAAAGCAAATTTGTGCAGATGAATGAATAGGGCAGTGAATGAATACAGCTACCTCATTTATAATGGCAAGGCAGATATCATGGAGTTTAGGCATCAGTATGTCCATGTGGTTCTGAGCCATCACACGGAGAAAGGTCAAGCCCTCGATCTTCTTCTCCCTGCAATTCAGTGAAAGAAACGTAAGCATTTTCCACAACATTTTCCAAAAACATTATAATGATGTTCATCAATTAGGACTCTGGTCTCTTAATTTCAGAAGTTTCTACGCTCTGTAGCTCAAATCTACTTTTCCAAGGACACTACACTGTGCTTCCTTTAGCCTAGCTCCATTGGTCTTGTCTACAGTGAATGCTCACCAGTCATCAGAGGCAGAGTGGAGCAGCTTGAAGGTCTTAGTCAGGGCCTGCTCTGGGTTGGACAGGGGCTGCAATCTGGCCTGGTTCTTAATTTGACCCTTTGGCTCACTGGCTGCCATCTTGTCTATGGGTTGACAGCAGACATCTATCTCTCTATgaactgtatgtatttatttatttatgtatttactaATTTCCATATCTGTTTGTAGCTTTTAACACTAGTTCATTATTATATAATTTTTAATTTAGCACATATATTTTTGGTGCTCTCCCTGCTCAGAAACAGGGTCCAATTAGCCTTGACAGGCAAATCAAGTGTGGAAAAATATCTTATCCTTGGGCTAAAGCCATGTGTCCCTTCCCTTCCTACTGTCTTTCTATCACTCTACCTAGCTTCATCTCCCTGTCTTATTTACATTCATGTGAATACATGAGAGGGACTGACCTGAGCCGGTGGCAGGCTAAGGAACCTTATAGGCCGAGTCTGTCTGCTCCTGGGCTTGGTAGGAGGGGGAGCAGGCCTGGGTGGGCTGTCAAGCGACTTGACCGGGGTCCCGACATCCAAGTAGTCACGGAGCTCCGCAGGGGTGTTCATATCCACTGAGCTCAGGCTTCCCAGAGAGCTGGTGGCTATTTCCCCCGTGGACATGGCCGAGCCCAAACTTCTCCTGCCCATGGCCTTCACCTCATGTACCACCTTTGGTGTAGACCAGAAAAGAATGCTCCCATCATAGAAATACATATAGAACTAGTATATACATAAACTAATACAGAGGGATCCTGTATTCTAGGATCTATTCTATCATGCTGTTTAAACCGaaaccccctgtatttagcctcgttattgttatgtcattgtGTTACTTtaattattattactttttactttagtttattttgtaaatattttcttaactcttcttgaactgcactgttggtttcaCGGtaaaggtctacacttgttgtgttCGGCACATgtgattgatttgattttaagACATGGAACCACTATCTGTTTTGGCAATATATCAGTCCAAGTATAATTCTAAACTGCAAATTTTCACATTTACAATAAATTCAAAGTCCATGCTACCTTCCAGTCCTCCTCCTTCAGGTGAGCCTCGatgtctctcacctcctccatcAGGTCAATGGGTCCGTTGTTGTCAGCACAGCCCTGGTCCGACTGGACTTTCAGGGCATTGACTCCCCGCCTGCCTTTCTTCTTCTTGCCCCTCTTGGAAGGAGCTGCAGTGGGAGGGACGGGAACAGGCCACACGCTACTGCTGCTGAATGACTTATTTACCTGGATGGACTCCAGAGAGTGAGATCCGGGTCGAACTTGGGCTCCGTCCACCCCCACCACATTCTTCAGTGGGGCCAGAGCTATGGGCTCAAGCCTTCGTGGCAAAGGCCTCGGTGGAGCTTTCGGCCTCGGAATACACTGAATAGAGGGGACGAAGTGGTGCGCGAAGGTGCTGCCAACACCGATGAGAGCAGTCCGGACATAATTCTCATGGATAGCACTTATCTTTCTTTGCTTTGCTTCCATggcctctctctcagctctctgcatCTGCAGAAGTCTGGCATCACTGATGAAGCCACGATGGCCCTCTGCGATTGGGTAGCTCTCCTGATAGCCCTGGATCACAATGGTACAGTATGAAATGTATAGCAGAAGTGAAGGCAAAATAGTTTCTACAGTGTGTCATGAAAAACTTTTAAGCTAAAGATTTTAtggatgtaggcctactgtatgtctatgaAACCACAAAATAAACAGtgatatttttggaaaaacgTTTGAAAAACTGATGAGCCTTACAAAACTTGAAAACTTGTTCTGGTCATCCCGTTGGTTTAAAGCCATGTTTTGCTTCCTCAGGTTTTCGATGACGCTCTTCATCTGTGAGTTCTCCTTCTGGAGTTTGTCAAACTCACTTGATTTTCTCCCTCGATAAGCCATTGATGATAAATATTAACACTCTCAAAATAAGAACTTAACCTATCTCTGTGAGAGATCTATCATGAAATGAAATTTTGGTTGTCAGATGGAACCAGCAATGATATCATGGCAAGGCTTCCGTtacattgtgatgtcataatggggtcTGTTTACAGTGCTGAGCACATCAGCACATGGTGAACATTAATGAAAGCTTTTTGATTCccatatatataaactcagcaaaaaaaaaaaacgtttttaggaccctgtctttcaaagataatttgtaaaaatccaagcaacttcacagatcttcattgtaaagggtttaaacattgtTTCCCATGTTTCCCACGCACAATCCctacatcagtgctcagactttcCGCAATAAGCTgagaggctgaactgagggcttgtaggcctgttgaagGCAGGTCCTCAttagacatcaccggcaacagcgtcgcctatgggcacaaacccaccgtcgctggaccagaaagGACTGCCAAAAAGTGCTCTTcgctgacgagtcgtggtttcgtctcaccaggggtgatggtcagatttacgtttatcgttgaaggaatgagcattacgccgaggcctgtactctggagcgatatcgatttggaagtggagggtccgtcatggtctgacgcagtgtgtcacagcttcatcggactaagcttgttgtcattgcaggcagtctCAACGCTGtgtattacagggaagacatcctcctccctcatgtggtacacttcctgcaggctcatcctgacatgaccctccagcatgacaatgccaccagccatactgctcgttctgtgcatgatttcctgcaagacaggaatatcggtgttctgccatggtcagcgaagagcccagatctcaatcccattgagcacatctgggacctgttggatcggagggtgagagcgagggccattccccccagaaatgtctgggaacttgcaggtacctagttggaagagtggggtaacacggtacagcaagaactggcaaatctggtgcagtccatgaggagacgcactgcagtacttaatgcagttgatggccacaacagatactgactgttacttttgattttgaccattGATTTtgattattccatttctgttagtcaaatTTCTGTGGAActggttcagtttatgtctcagaaAATAAACGcaattgacagtgagaggacatttctttttttgctgagttatatatatatagacactgtatacagttgaagtcagaagtttacatacaccttagccaaatacatttaaactcaagtttttaacaattcctgaaatttaatcctagtaaaaatcccctgttttaggtcagttaggatcaccactttattttaagaatgtgaaatgtcagaataatagagagatttatttatttcagcttgtatttctttcatcacattcccagtgggtcagaagtttacatacactcaattagtatttggtagcattgcctttaaattgtttaacttgggtcaaacgttacgggtagccttccaaacgcttcccacaataagttgtgtgaattttggcccattcctcctgacagagctggtgtaactgagacaggtttgtaggccttcttgctcgcacatgctttctcagttctgcccacacattttctataggattgaggtcagggctttgtgatggccactccaataccttgcctttgttgtccaaactttttatggctgcaggggccgtattgagtagcttggatgaaaaggtgcccattgtaaacggccagctcctcagtctcagttcctaatatatgcatagtattattagtattggatagaaaacactctaaagtttccaaaactgtccaaatattgtctgtgagtataacagaactgatattgcaggcaaaactctgaggaaaatcaaaacaggaagtggcttctattttgaaaactccatatTCCATAGGCGCCCTTTGCtcaatttaaagggatatcaaccagattccctttcctatcgcttcctcatggtgtcaacagtcttcagacatagtttcaggcttttattttgaaaaatgagccagaaagataacatcgcctcaagtggtcacatgagttttgcttgcgcaacagagtttggacagCTATTGCTTTTCCCTcgcctactgtgaaagacatttgcggttgatatattatcgattatatattttaaaaacaacctggggattgattataaaaaacgtttgacatgtttctgtggacattatggaaactatttggaatttgtctgcgttgtcgtgaccgctctttcctgtggatttctgaacataatgcgccaaacaaacggaggtattttggatataaaaataatgttATGGAACAAAaagaacatttgttgtgtaactagGAGTCtggtgagtgaaaacatccgaagatcaaaggtaaacgattaatttaattgcttttctgattttcgtgaccgagctacttgatgctaagtgtacttaatatTTTAtcgagcgatcgataaacttacacaaacacttGGATTGTTTTaactgtaaagcataatttcaaaatctgacatgacCTGTGgaataacaaaaggctaaactgtgttttcctatattgcacttgtgatttcatgaatataaatattttttagtcatgtttattgaatgtagcgctatgctattcagcggttgttgatgacactgatcccgttaacgggattgcagccataatgtcacgttctgaccatcgttcgtatgtgttttccttgtttttgtgttggtcaggacgtgagctgggtgggcattctatgttgtgtgtctggtttgtctatttctatgtttggcctgatatggttttcaatcagaggcaggtcaGGTTAGTcattgtctccgattgggaaccatattaaggtagcctgttttgtgttgggttttgtgggtgattgttcctgtctctgtgttttcaccagataggactggttaggttttcacttttcttgttttgtttagtctgttcatgtatagtgtctttataaattaaacatgaataaccaccacgctgatttttggtccgcctctctttcaccagaagaaaacccttacacatAACAAGTTAATACCTTCTCTTAACATGTATGGCCCCAAAACATAATCAAGCAGCTGACCAATTACGCAGGACTTTAGTTCGAAGTTAACTGAGATGAATCAACTggaacatgtcaagacctgaccctcagagcctaccttctattgaccctgttgactcatcagtaggaaagatttgtttctcttttggtccattcaacaacagagcgatacgatccttgtttcagcaggatgttgtatctataccttatgtcatgccttattggaatggatttattgataatatctgttggaaaaaagtttggatgttgccacaaacatacctacttgttaacaaaattaaggaagtttcctttaaaattattcataaatattatcctgccaaccactatatgaagaagtttaaggaaaacatcaactcaaattgctccttttgtaatgaccacccagaaacagttgtgcatcttttttggcattgtatgcatgtaagaaaactgtggcaagacatcagtaggtttataattgaacacatttatgaagattttacactattgtggagagatgtactgtttggattctttacatgcaatagaaataagcggaatcatttttatgtaattaatttcattattcttttggccaaatttcatatacacaaatgtaaatttacaaacagaaatccACATTTTCAtatcctacaaaaagaaattgaactgtattttaagacagttaaatgctctactaacaaaaaaagctgttagaattgtaagtatatgcatgtcccttaaggtccttgtgtaattgtaatgtgatattttaccccctagctcgattgtccattgtttgtaatctatgtatgcttgtgttccctcatgtgctttatgtattgatttgttgttaaaaaaaaataaataaataaaaaatatatttaaaaaaaaaaaaaaaaaaaaagagattaATCAACTGGATTAATCAACTTTCTTTATTTCTGAAGTGAAACTATCCTCCGCATTGGAGTATCTCTACAAGTTCAAGTTTAACAAGTATTTCAGTTGTTTTACCGTCCCATGAAGAAGTGCGGCAGGCATGTAAGGATCCTACAGCCATGAGGAAACAGCCCATAGGAATGAACCTGGGTCGGTGCAGCTTCGCCCCAAAATGGCTGACCACAGCCAGGAACAGCAGGTTACCTGCAAGAAACCACAACACTGCAGTAGTCAGGAATAGCAAATTATAAACActgttattttttaaaactaaaaATGGCATATCAGTTTGGATACTAGTCTGCAACAACATAgcatcaaataaaacaatgttAGGGGTTTGACAGAGTCATGGACAAACGCCAGTCAACCAATTAATAGGAACAACTATAAAACTGGACAGTATTGAGAGCAGACTCTGATTGAACCACAAAAAAAATGGATCATAGTCTGTATCTGGTTTTTACTACATGAATTCTCAAGCAACTCAATGTTATTGTTGAAACCCATCTCAAAGCTGCCGTCTATGAGTCCGATGAGAGAGCTGGACAGGTCAAAGTGTCTCTCTGAGTGATGGCACTCTTCATGTAGGTCCCTGCCAGAGCTTTGGTGAAGGAGGCGAACTACAGGGCCACGATGAACTGCTGACAAACACAAGAGAGAGAACATTAGTGTGTGTTTGTccgtgtgtatgtgcatgcgtgGATGCGTGTGCAGACAGAGTACATGTGTAGCTGAGGTGGCCTGCAATAGTAAAAAGAACAGACACATGTTTACGTCTGCAAAGTTCTGCCTCTTTCTTTATTTTGAAGAATATTTTTTTTCTCTTGTTCAATTGTCTATTTTCTTGTTAGTACTTTGAAAATATTCACATCAAACAAGTGAATTACACAACATAAATGCACTTTACCTAAAGCAGAATTCAAAAATGTTCCACAAATAACCCTGTCTTAGTGTACGGTTTCACATGAAAACCACAATGTATTTCACATTCATACAATAGAAACACCTATATATGAAACCATAAATAACTGAATGTTTCTCTATATACCGCTACCTCTATAGAAAAGTGACAACAATACATTCAGCTTTAAGATAGTGGCACCTCCAGAAAatcgtctctctctcactgtatgcaCTAAAAGTCCACCAGACTGAGCGTGCTCGGCCACTTTACCAGCTAGTGAGCACAATTTTACACAAAACAACCAATAACATGTAAAACCAACTCAGAAATCCCAAACAAATGGATTCTTGAGAAAAAATCTCCTAGACAAAATCCAGTACAAGTCAGCTACTCAGTAAACATAGTCTTTGTGacttgtaaatgttttttttacctCAACTAGCATCAAGCTAACATACTCAATGTAAATCACGTTCTTCTCACTCAGTTCGACACAAAGCCAAAACAAAACCTTTCCTAACGTGATAATATCTGGACAAAGTTGTTAAATAGCATGGTATTACATATTGTGTATATATTTGAACGTTTAAAGTTCTGTTACATACCTGTAATAGTAAAAGAACAGACACATTTACCTCGGTAAAGTTCTGGTCCTTATTCTGCAGAATGGTGAGCGCTTGGCCAAAACTTGCTGTTTCTCCTGCTACAACAGTGCAACAGCGCCATCTATTGGCCTGatggctggtactgtatatattgtggTAATGCAAATA
It contains:
- the LOC124018767 gene encoding TOG array regulator of axonemal microtubules protein 1-like isoform X4, translating into MAASEPKGQIKNQARLQPLSNPEQALTKTFKLLHSASDDWEKKIEGLTFLRVMAQNHMDILMPKLHDICLAIINEVKNLRSAVSCAAMATLGDMYVHLQRAMDSEVEGTARVLLHKASEANAFIRQGANFALGHMVHSCTPTRVMNALLVGGLSHRNAAVRSCTAQHLERLAEVMGTARLLSGKKDLTDRFLIAVSKLAVDPSQEVRHHGRNILSNMATNGDFPKMWDKFAPRKERESLREVISKVNLKERRSSTLPSKACKIIAGLPLS
- the LOC124018767 gene encoding TOG array regulator of axonemal microtubules protein 1-like isoform X6, translating into MAASEPKGQIKNQARLQPLSNPEQALTKTFKLLHSASDDWEKKIEGLTFLRVMAQNHMDILMPKLHDICLAIINEVKNLRSAVSCAAMATLGDMYVHLQRAMDSEVEGTARVLLHKASEANAFIRQGANFALGHMVHSCTPTRVMNALLVGGLSHRNAAVRSCTAQHLERLAEVMGTARLLSGKKDLTDRFLIAVSKLAVDPSQEVRHHGRNILSNMATNGDFPKMWDKFAPRKERESLREVISKVNLKERT
- the LOC124018767 gene encoding TOG array regulator of axonemal microtubules protein 1-like isoform X5, with the translated sequence MAASEPKGQIKNQARLQPLSNPEQALTKTFKLLHSASDDWEKKIEGLTFLRVMAQNHMDILMPKLHDICLAIINEVKNLRSAVSCAAMATLGDMYVHLQRAMDSEVEGTARVLLHKASEANAFIRQGANFALGHMVHSCTPTRVMNALLVGGLSHRNAAVRSCTAQHLERLAEVMGTARLLSGKKDLTDRFLIAVSKLAVDPSQEVRHHGRNILSNMATNGDFPKMWDKFAPRKERESLREVISKVNLKERNI
- the LOC124018767 gene encoding uncharacterized protein LOC124018767 isoform X2 produces the protein MAYRGRKSSEFDKLQKENSQMKSVIENLRKQNMALNQRDDQNKFSSFGYQESYPIAEGHRGFISDARLLQMQRAEREAMEAKQRKISAIHENYVRTALIGVGSTFAHHFVPSIQCIPRPKAPPRPLPRRLEPIALAPLKNVVGVDGAQVRPGSHSLESIQVNKSFSSSSVWPVPVPPTAAPSKRGKKKKGRRGVNALKVQSDQGCADNNGPIDLMEEVRDIEAHLKEEDWKVVHEVKAMGRRSLGSAMSTGEIATSSLGSLSSVDMNTPAELRDYLDVGTPVKSLDSPPRPAPPPTKPRSRQTRPIRFLSLPPAQGEEDRGLDLSPCDGSEPHGHTDA
- the LOC124018767 gene encoding uncharacterized protein LOC124018767 isoform X1, with the translated sequence MAYRGRKSSEFDKLQKENSQMKSVIENLRKQNMALNQRDDQNKFSSFGYQESYPIAEGHRGFISDARLLQMQRAEREAMEAKQRKISAIHENYVRTALIGVGSTFAHHFVPSIQCIPRPKAPPRPLPRRLEPIALAPLKNVVGVDGAQVRPGSHSLESIQVNKSFSSSSVWPVPVPPTAAPSKRGKKKKGRRGVNALKVQSDQGCADNNGPIDLMEEVRDIEAHLKEEDWKVVHEVKAMGRRSLGSAMSTGEIATSSLGSLSSVDMNTPAELRDYLDVGTPVKSLDSPPRPAPPPTKPRSRQTRPIRFLSLPPAQTRWQPVSQRVKLRTRPDCSPCPTQSRP
- the LOC124018767 gene encoding uncharacterized protein LOC124018767 isoform X3; the encoded protein is MPAALLHGTGYQESYPIAEGHRGFISDARLLQMQRAEREAMEAKQRKISAIHENYVRTALIGVGSTFAHHFVPSIQCIPRPKAPPRPLPRRLEPIALAPLKNVVGVDGAQVRPGSHSLESIQVNKSFSSSSVWPVPVPPTAAPSKRGKKKKGRRGVNALKVQSDQGCADNNGPIDLMEEVRDIEAHLKEEDWKVVHEVKAMGRRSLGSAMSTGEIATSSLGSLSSVDMNTPAELRDYLDVGTPVKSLDSPPRPAPPPTKPRSRQTRPIRFLSLPPAQTRWQPVSQRVKLRTRPDCSPCPTQSRP